One window of Solwaraspora sp. WMMA2056 genomic DNA carries:
- a CDS encoding type II secretion system F family protein, whose translation MNLPANIEVIAVIAGAACVGGLVLTIVAVIGTSRPPGPPSRTGRLVARIWQGSGAGQREQRQHQALLIAAGLAGVLAFLITGLPIAGLLVAVAVPGAPWLFSVGKAERRAIARIEAVGEWTRRLKDVSGTGQGLQQAIIGTVATAPAEINSEVRDLAARLQAGWLGRSALLAFADEIGDPVCDQVVAALILHLTDRGERLGDVLGSIANAAAAEVATRREVEAKRTQPRFAVRFLTVMTLVVLGYGLVNPAYMAPYGTPTGQLVMTALGGLFVALLVWVRQMSIPPRPARFLAAPEPEEVLR comes from the coding sequence ATGAACCTGCCCGCCAACATCGAGGTGATCGCGGTCATCGCCGGCGCGGCCTGCGTCGGCGGGCTGGTCCTCACCATCGTCGCGGTGATCGGCACCAGCCGGCCACCCGGCCCGCCGTCGCGCACCGGCCGGCTGGTCGCGCGGATCTGGCAGGGCTCCGGGGCCGGCCAACGCGAACAACGCCAGCACCAGGCGCTGCTGATCGCCGCCGGCCTGGCCGGCGTCCTCGCCTTCCTGATCACCGGGCTGCCGATCGCCGGCCTGCTGGTCGCGGTCGCGGTGCCGGGCGCGCCGTGGCTGTTCAGCGTCGGCAAGGCCGAACGCCGGGCGATCGCCCGGATCGAAGCCGTCGGCGAGTGGACCCGCCGGCTCAAGGACGTCTCCGGCACCGGCCAGGGGCTGCAGCAGGCGATCATCGGGACCGTCGCGACCGCGCCGGCCGAGATCAATTCCGAGGTACGGGACCTCGCCGCCCGGCTGCAGGCCGGCTGGCTGGGCCGCAGCGCGCTGCTGGCGTTCGCCGACGAGATCGGTGACCCGGTCTGCGACCAGGTCGTCGCGGCGCTGATCCTGCACCTCACCGACCGGGGTGAACGCCTCGGCGACGTTCTCGGGTCGATCGCCAACGCCGCCGCCGCCGAGGTCGCCACCCGCCGCGAGGTGGAGGCCAAACGGACCCAGCCCCGGTTCGCCGTACGGTTCCTGACCGTGATGACCCTGGTCGTCCTCGGGTACGGGCTGGTCAACCCGGCCTACATGGCCCCGTACGGCACTCCCACCGGACAGCTGGTGATGACCGCGCTCGGTGGCCTGTTCGTCGCCCTGCTGGTCTGGGTGCGGCAGATGAGCATCCCGCCCCGCCCGGCCCGGTTCCTCGCCGCGCCCGAACCGGAGGAGGTGCTGCGGTGA
- a CDS encoding class I SAM-dependent methyltransferase, with protein sequence MITMDTVGLWAERLIVGNSRPWLCRRATGRTLEIAVGTGRNVSFYPSDVELVAIDVDPGMLDVTRRRAAAAGRRVALGQADAAALPYADESFDTVVCTLALCSVYDRAAVLAEMRRVLRPGGRLLLLDHREHRWRHAHPADLALRGGFVAEGRRRLWFGLIERLAARRP encoded by the coding sequence ATGATCACCATGGACACCGTCGGGCTGTGGGCGGAACGGCTGATCGTCGGCAACAGCCGCCCCTGGCTGTGCCGTCGGGCGACCGGCCGGACCCTGGAGATCGCCGTCGGCACCGGCCGCAACGTCTCGTTCTACCCATCCGACGTCGAGTTGGTGGCCATCGACGTCGACCCCGGCATGCTCGACGTCACCCGGCGTCGGGCCGCCGCCGCCGGCCGGCGGGTCGCCCTCGGGCAGGCCGACGCCGCCGCGCTGCCATACGCCGACGAGTCGTTCGACACTGTCGTCTGCACCCTGGCGCTCTGCTCGGTGTACGACCGGGCCGCCGTACTCGCCGAGATGCGCCGGGTGCTGCGACCCGGCGGCCGACTGCTCCTGCTCGACCACCGCGAACACCGGTGGCGGCACGCCCACCCGGCCGACCTGGCGCTGCGCGGCGGCTTCGTGGCCGAGGGACGCCGGCGGCTGTGGTTCGGCCTGATCGAGCGGCTGGCCGCCCGTCGGCCGTGA
- a CDS encoding TadE/TadG family type IV pilus assembly protein, whose product MVARPGGRACPDRGAAPVELAILLPGILVLLFASIQVASLFLARTVALTAAQQAVSAERGYDVLGSGNADTGVGAQRAAAFLAGAGDWLDPDPLPEPVVDSSGRYVSYTVSGTALSLVPGVTFTVSETATGEIERFEQ is encoded by the coding sequence GTGGTGGCCCGGCCCGGCGGACGCGCCTGCCCGGACCGGGGGGCCGCCCCGGTCGAGTTGGCGATCCTGCTGCCCGGAATCCTCGTGCTGCTGTTCGCCTCGATCCAGGTCGCGTCCCTGTTCCTGGCCCGGACGGTGGCGCTGACCGCCGCCCAGCAGGCGGTCAGCGCCGAACGCGGCTACGACGTGCTGGGCAGCGGCAACGCCGACACCGGGGTCGGCGCGCAGCGGGCGGCGGCGTTCCTGGCCGGTGCCGGCGACTGGCTCGACCCCGACCCGTTGCCCGAGCCCGTGGTCGACTCCTCCGGACGCTACGTCTCCTACACCGTCAGCGGTACGGCGTTGTCCCTGGTGCCCGGCGTGACCTTCACCGTGAGCGAGACCGCCACCGGCGAGATCGAACGGTTCGAGCAGTAG
- a CDS encoding ParA family protein, translated as MAIVALVSAKGSPGVTTSALACTLSWHHRVVLAECDPAGGTLMAGYLGGALAGPRGIGELAVSELRDGNLEEAFWSQLVDLDAPRRERLLLPGVVDPAQIGSVTPLWQRFADFFVGLEQGRPPYDVIVDCGRLYVANPPWPILRAATIVLVVAAAHLPDLSSARSAVATIERDFAEHRVPPGSLRLLLVGDGHSRAEISKALQLPVIARLPADPRTAEVLSHGGTVKLNRPLLRAAGALEVPVRSLIERRQARLRWPALEGVPHAV; from the coding sequence ATGGCCATCGTCGCCCTCGTCTCGGCCAAGGGGTCTCCCGGGGTGACCACCAGCGCGCTGGCCTGCACCCTCTCCTGGCACCACCGGGTGGTGCTCGCCGAGTGCGACCCGGCCGGCGGGACGCTGATGGCCGGCTACCTGGGTGGCGCGTTGGCCGGCCCCCGCGGCATCGGCGAACTCGCCGTCAGCGAGCTACGCGACGGCAACCTGGAGGAGGCGTTCTGGAGCCAGCTGGTCGACCTGGACGCGCCCCGGCGGGAGCGGCTGCTGCTGCCCGGGGTCGTCGACCCCGCGCAGATCGGCAGCGTCACCCCGCTGTGGCAACGCTTCGCGGACTTCTTCGTCGGCCTTGAGCAGGGTCGACCACCGTACGATGTGATCGTCGACTGTGGTCGGCTGTACGTCGCCAACCCACCGTGGCCGATCCTGCGGGCGGCGACGATCGTCCTGGTGGTCGCCGCCGCCCACCTGCCCGACCTGTCCAGCGCCCGCTCGGCGGTCGCCACGATCGAGCGGGACTTCGCCGAACACCGGGTGCCGCCCGGATCGCTGCGGCTGCTGCTGGTCGGTGACGGGCACAGCCGTGCCGAGATCAGCAAGGCCCTGCAGCTGCCGGTGATCGCCCGGCTGCCGGCCGACCCCCGGACCGCCGAAGTGCTCAGCCACGGCGGCACCGTCAAGCTCAACCGGCCGCTGCTGCGCGCCGCCGGGGCGCTGGAGGTCCCGGTCCGGTCGCTGATCGAACGCCGGCAGGCGCGGCTGCGCTGGCCCGCGCTGGAAGGGGTCCCGCATGCGGTTTGA
- a CDS encoding DUF2993 domain-containing protein: MRIWRPRSRRAWLAVTAVGLVLATLLVADRVAARLVAGRLADAVACATGMAEPPRVTVHGFPFVSQLLTGRFAGLTITADELGGGELDIGGGLDIGGEPLVAGVTVRLSDVEIVGDLTSPSGVRVGQLSAAATIDLGRLTELAGTLPDGGAADDTTSDDTAPDAGTVFGGGLFDASDLRIRGTDNGQLVVELTAQMLGQALPVTVYAVPELDGRMLRITPVEVELFGLRRSADQLPGALGERRIERELPELPAGLTYQELTVTADGLLLAVGGESIDLDDMARLRPTASAGSNDTEPCREQG; encoded by the coding sequence ATGCGGATCTGGAGACCACGTAGTCGGCGCGCGTGGCTGGCGGTCACAGCGGTCGGGCTCGTCCTCGCCACCCTGCTCGTCGCCGACCGGGTCGCGGCGCGGCTGGTCGCCGGGCGGCTCGCCGACGCCGTGGCCTGTGCCACCGGGATGGCCGAGCCGCCCCGCGTCACCGTGCACGGCTTCCCGTTCGTCAGCCAGCTGCTGACCGGGCGGTTCGCCGGGCTCACGATCACCGCCGACGAGCTCGGCGGCGGCGAACTGGACATCGGCGGTGGGCTGGACATCGGCGGTGAGCCGCTGGTCGCCGGGGTGACCGTGCGGCTGAGCGACGTCGAGATCGTCGGTGACCTGACCAGCCCGTCCGGCGTGCGGGTCGGTCAGCTGTCCGCAGCGGCCACCATCGACCTCGGCCGGCTCACCGAGCTGGCCGGAACCCTGCCGGACGGCGGCGCGGCGGACGACACCACATCGGATGACACCGCGCCCGACGCCGGCACCGTGTTCGGTGGTGGACTGTTCGACGCGTCCGACCTGCGCATCCGGGGCACCGACAACGGTCAGCTCGTGGTGGAGCTGACCGCGCAGATGCTCGGCCAGGCCCTACCGGTCACCGTGTACGCCGTCCCGGAGCTCGACGGGCGGATGTTGCGCATCACCCCGGTCGAGGTCGAACTGTTCGGCCTGCGCCGCAGCGCCGACCAGCTGCCCGGTGCCCTCGGCGAGCGCCGGATCGAGCGGGAACTGCCCGAGTTGCCCGCCGGGCTCACGTACCAGGAACTGACCGTGACCGCCGACGGCCTGCTCCTGGCGGTCGGCGGGGAGTCGATCGATCTCGACGACATGGCCCGGCTGCGCCCCACCGCGTCGGCCGGGAGCAACGACACCGAGCCATGCCGGGAGCAGGGGTGA
- a CDS encoding SAF domain-containing protein translates to MTVATTHTGTGTDAPVTPPKIVRQRRMRPGLLGLAVLLIALGGLGSAFAVTSVRATGSYLAIARDVPVGTVLSADDLVTVQVAGGQAIKPVPASQLDQVIGLRAAVALVPGSLLTPAQLTNEPMIGPDQQQIALGLRAEQVPARRLNPGDKLLLVGTPGRNAGDAAVTRFDATVIDVAADDRGGVIAYLALAARDVPAVVVLAAENRVAVVLTPAA, encoded by the coding sequence ATGACCGTGGCGACGACCCATACCGGCACCGGCACCGACGCCCCGGTCACCCCGCCGAAGATCGTCCGGCAGCGGCGGATGCGGCCCGGCCTGCTCGGCCTGGCGGTCCTGCTGATCGCCCTCGGCGGGCTCGGTTCGGCGTTCGCGGTCACCTCGGTCCGGGCCACCGGCTCCTACCTGGCGATCGCCCGCGACGTGCCGGTCGGCACCGTGCTGAGCGCCGACGACCTGGTGACCGTGCAGGTGGCCGGCGGGCAGGCGATCAAGCCGGTGCCAGCCAGCCAGCTCGACCAGGTGATCGGCCTGCGGGCGGCGGTGGCCCTGGTGCCGGGCAGCCTGCTCACCCCGGCGCAGCTGACCAACGAACCGATGATCGGGCCCGACCAGCAGCAGATCGCCCTCGGGCTACGCGCCGAGCAGGTGCCGGCCCGGCGGCTGAACCCGGGCGACAAACTGCTGCTCGTCGGCACCCCGGGGCGCAACGCCGGCGATGCCGCGGTCACCCGGTTCGACGCGACCGTGATCGACGTGGCCGCCGACGACCGGGGCGGGGTGATCGCCTACCTGGCGCTGGCCGCCCGGGACGTACCAGCCGTGGTGGTGCTCGCCGCCGAGAACCGGGTCGCGGTCGTGCTGACCCCGGCGGCCTGA
- a CDS encoding nitronate monooxygenase produces MGVGVSSWRLARAVARTGQLGVVSGVALDVLLARRLQRGDPGGHVRRALARFPVPRIAQQVQDRYFVPDGASPTAAYRPVPRLGLRTARHGQLLAVVANFVEVDLAREGHDGPVGVNYLEKIQLATPAAVYGAMLAGVDYVLMGAGLPTEIPRLLDGLAGHRPVRLTVPVHGAVPGEEHHVRFNPVELLGEAVGDLRRPRLLAIVSSATLAGYLARDEVTRPDGFVLESPVAGGHSARPRGRLTVDDDGEPVYGPRDQLDVPKVAGLGLPFWLAGGQTGPQRLAEARAAGAAGVQVGTAFALCRESGLDEAIRRRMLHEAGQGALVVRNDVRASPTGFPFKIAALPDTVADEQIYADRPRLCDLGYLRTPYRRDGGGVGYRCPAEPVDEYVRKGGSVEETVGSRCLCNGLVAAVGLGQHRSDGYAEPPLVTLGQDLAFLRQLTRHGVDYSAADVVDHLLAAARS; encoded by the coding sequence ATGGGCGTCGGCGTGTCGAGCTGGCGCCTGGCCCGCGCCGTCGCCCGGACCGGCCAGCTCGGCGTGGTCTCCGGCGTGGCCCTCGACGTACTGCTCGCCCGTCGCCTGCAGCGTGGCGACCCGGGCGGGCACGTCCGACGGGCACTCGCCCGGTTCCCGGTGCCCCGGATCGCGCAACAGGTGCAGGACCGGTACTTCGTACCGGACGGGGCGTCGCCGACGGCCGCGTACCGGCCGGTGCCCCGGCTCGGGCTGCGGACCGCCCGCCACGGTCAACTGCTGGCCGTCGTGGCGAACTTCGTCGAGGTGGATCTGGCCCGCGAGGGCCACGACGGTCCGGTCGGGGTGAACTATCTGGAGAAGATCCAGCTGGCGACCCCGGCGGCGGTGTACGGTGCCATGCTCGCCGGGGTGGACTACGTCCTGATGGGTGCCGGGCTGCCGACCGAGATCCCGCGCCTGCTGGACGGGCTCGCCGGACACCGTCCGGTACGGCTGACCGTGCCGGTGCACGGGGCCGTTCCCGGCGAGGAGCACCACGTCCGCTTTAACCCGGTGGAACTGCTCGGCGAGGCCGTCGGTGACCTGCGCCGCCCCCGGCTGCTGGCGATCGTCTCCTCCGCGACCCTGGCCGGGTACCTCGCCCGCGACGAGGTCACCCGCCCCGACGGCTTCGTCCTGGAGTCCCCGGTCGCCGGTGGCCACAGTGCCCGCCCACGCGGGCGGCTCACCGTCGACGACGACGGCGAACCGGTGTACGGCCCGCGCGACCAGCTCGACGTGCCGAAGGTGGCCGGTCTGGGGCTGCCGTTCTGGCTGGCCGGCGGGCAGACCGGCCCGCAGCGGTTGGCCGAGGCCCGCGCCGCCGGGGCCGCCGGCGTCCAGGTCGGTACGGCGTTCGCCCTGTGCCGCGAGTCCGGGCTGGACGAGGCGATCCGCCGACGCATGCTGCACGAGGCCGGTCAGGGCGCACTGGTGGTGCGCAACGACGTACGGGCCTCGCCGACCGGGTTTCCGTTCAAGATCGCCGCATTGCCGGACACCGTCGCCGACGAGCAGATCTACGCCGACCGGCCCCGCCTGTGCGACCTCGGCTACCTGCGGACCCCGTACCGCCGTGACGGTGGTGGTGTCGGGTACCGCTGCCCGGCGGAACCGGTCGACGAGTACGTGCGCAAGGGCGGGTCGGTCGAGGAGACCGTCGGCAGCCGCTGCCTGTGCAACGGCCTGGTCGCGGCGGTCGGCCTCGGCCAGCACCGGTCGGACGGCTACGCCGAGCCACCGCTGGTGACCCTCGGGCAGGACCTGGCCTTCCTGCGTCAGCTGACCCGCCACGGCGTCGACTATTCGGCGGCCGACGTCGTCGACCATCTGCTCGCCGCGGCACGGTCTTAA
- a CDS encoding ATPase, T2SS/T4P/T4SS family, which translates to MRFEPVSSDPRDHPVQQPARPDQPAQPDQTAQPDEPTWPDQPVGTDQPARPWSGRPDPVTSITPPLGPNGIPGETGPDQVPTTYAGRRNWPLLAPPGPPAPPGLSTPIAAALTAPTVPGTPAVPGTPAAPGTPAVPGVPAVPVPRTAGPTRPGSRPGGAPPGRPTAPPTNGHHPPASGGARAPQTGGGVRTPTAAAPPRPRTDFALVRELRRELSTRLTRWQRGREFTIDEEDVERARIAIAVVAEYADQVRRAGTPLTAHEERVLLDQVTAELVGLGRLQTLLVDDTIEEVHILGCDQVRITRRDGQVDWHDPIADSDDELVEILQAAARRAGATERSLSTSKPTLDLQLPDGSRLAAVYLVSHRPYAVIRKHNTLDISLDDVAGGRADLDEMIDVLVRDFLRASMRAGLNIMVAGLAGAGKTTVIRALMNEIPANEPYVLLEESRELLPAKRTERHRAVMSFEAREGHGERGLDGRPAGEVSIADLIPVSLRMGVLRIIVGEVRSREIVPMLQAMTTSRGSMCTIHARTPSGVGERIVELALSHGREMTVDQARRMAGNALDLIVYVTVEDETGIGGRKHRFVSHVEEVIGVGEGGRIATTTVFGPGPDGRAIPRHLPERIREQLMRVGYDVRGLTRYIEAGVGGWRRPRHSVLRGGR; encoded by the coding sequence ATGCGGTTTGAACCAGTGTCCAGCGACCCCCGCGACCACCCGGTCCAGCAGCCGGCCCGACCCGACCAGCCCGCACAGCCAGACCAGACCGCGCAGCCAGATGAGCCGACCTGGCCCGATCAGCCGGTCGGGACCGACCAGCCCGCGCGACCGTGGTCCGGCCGGCCGGACCCGGTCACCTCGATCACGCCGCCGCTGGGCCCCAACGGCATCCCCGGCGAGACCGGGCCGGACCAGGTGCCGACGACGTACGCCGGCCGGCGCAACTGGCCGCTGCTCGCCCCGCCCGGTCCACCGGCTCCGCCCGGCCTGTCGACCCCGATCGCGGCGGCGCTCACCGCCCCGACGGTGCCGGGCACCCCCGCAGTGCCGGGCACCCCAGCGGCACCGGGCACCCCAGCGGTACCGGGCGTGCCGGCGGTACCCGTACCGCGTACCGCCGGGCCGACCCGGCCGGGTAGCCGACCCGGCGGCGCACCACCCGGCCGGCCGACCGCGCCGCCGACCAACGGCCACCACCCGCCGGCCAGCGGCGGTGCCCGCGCCCCGCAGACCGGCGGCGGTGTCCGCACCCCGACCGCCGCCGCCCCGCCCCGGCCCCGCACCGACTTCGCGCTCGTGCGCGAACTGCGCCGCGAGCTCAGCACCCGGCTGACCCGCTGGCAGCGCGGCCGCGAATTCACCATCGACGAGGAGGACGTCGAGCGGGCCCGGATCGCGATCGCCGTCGTCGCCGAGTACGCCGACCAGGTCCGTCGGGCCGGCACCCCGCTCACCGCCCACGAGGAACGGGTCCTGCTCGACCAGGTCACCGCCGAACTCGTCGGCCTCGGCCGGCTGCAGACCCTGCTGGTCGACGACACCATCGAGGAGGTCCACATCCTCGGCTGCGACCAGGTCCGGATCACCCGCCGCGACGGGCAGGTCGACTGGCACGATCCGATCGCCGACAGCGACGACGAACTCGTCGAGATCCTGCAGGCCGCCGCCCGCCGGGCCGGCGCCACCGAACGGTCGCTGTCCACCTCGAAACCCACCCTGGACCTGCAACTGCCCGACGGCAGCCGGCTCGCCGCCGTCTACCTGGTCAGCCACCGGCCGTACGCGGTGATCCGCAAACACAACACCCTCGACATCAGCCTCGACGACGTGGCCGGCGGCCGGGCCGACCTCGACGAGATGATCGACGTGCTGGTCCGCGACTTCCTGCGGGCGTCGATGCGGGCCGGGCTGAACATCATGGTCGCCGGGCTCGCCGGGGCCGGCAAGACCACCGTCATCCGGGCGTTGATGAACGAGATCCCGGCCAACGAGCCGTACGTGCTGCTGGAGGAGAGCCGGGAGCTGCTGCCGGCGAAACGCACCGAACGGCACCGCGCGGTGATGAGTTTCGAGGCCCGCGAAGGCCACGGCGAACGGGGACTCGACGGCCGACCCGCCGGCGAGGTCAGCATCGCCGATCTGATCCCGGTCTCGCTGCGGATGGGCGTACTGCGGATCATCGTCGGCGAGGTCCGCTCCCGGGAAATCGTCCCGATGCTGCAGGCGATGACCACCAGCCGGGGTTCGATGTGCACCATCCACGCCCGCACCCCGTCCGGGGTCGGCGAACGGATCGTCGAGTTGGCCCTGTCACACGGCCGGGAAATGACCGTCGACCAGGCCCGACGGATGGCCGGCAACGCCCTCGACCTGATCGTCTACGTCACCGTCGAGGACGAGACCGGCATCGGCGGGCGCAAGCACCGGTTCGTCTCGCACGTCGAGGAGGTCATCGGCGTCGGCGAGGGGGGCCGGATCGCCACCACCACCGTCTTCGGTCCCGGACCGGACGGCCGGGCCATCCCCCGGCACCTGCCGGAACGGATCCGCGAACAGCTGATGCGGGTCGGCTACGACGTACGCGGCCTGACCCGCTACATCGAAGCCGGGGTGGGTGGCTGGCGGCGGCCCCGGCACAGCGTGCTGCGGGGTGGCCGATGA
- a CDS encoding type II secretion system F family protein, whose protein sequence is MLLNWQTTIAVAGGALVGFGVFLLVRETSPATPALGPALRRLHQAQERPRAVAADGDLAWLTGVVRWLRPPHKELALLGRTPEQYALSLLLSALIGLAAPTVLTMALGVVGIDLPVAVPVIAGLALAVGAAVLAHQDVLSRAAQARREFSRAVCTYLDLVALQMAAAHGPVQALERAAKVCDGWVFERIREALRLAQLQMHSPWDELRDLSDQIGVPELGDVGSIMQSSGTEGAQVHETLRSRADSLRDQIRTDNLARAEAVTGRLDIPGAFLVFVLIGFVLYPFLARI, encoded by the coding sequence CTGCTCCTCAACTGGCAGACGACCATCGCGGTCGCCGGTGGCGCACTGGTCGGGTTCGGCGTGTTTCTGCTGGTCCGGGAGACCAGCCCGGCGACGCCGGCGCTCGGCCCCGCGCTGCGCCGGCTGCACCAGGCCCAGGAAAGGCCCCGGGCGGTCGCCGCCGACGGCGACCTGGCCTGGCTGACCGGGGTGGTCCGCTGGCTACGGCCGCCACACAAGGAACTCGCCCTGCTCGGGCGCACCCCGGAGCAGTACGCCCTCTCCCTGCTGTTGTCGGCGCTGATCGGGCTGGCCGCCCCGACCGTGCTCACCATGGCCCTCGGGGTCGTCGGCATCGACCTGCCGGTCGCCGTACCGGTGATCGCCGGGCTGGCGCTGGCCGTCGGTGCCGCCGTGCTGGCCCACCAGGACGTGCTGAGCCGGGCCGCGCAGGCACGACGGGAGTTCAGCCGGGCGGTCTGCACCTACCTGGACCTCGTCGCCCTGCAGATGGCCGCCGCGCACGGGCCGGTCCAGGCCCTGGAACGGGCGGCGAAGGTGTGCGACGGATGGGTGTTCGAGCGGATCCGGGAGGCGCTGCGGCTGGCCCAGCTGCAGATGCACTCGCCCTGGGACGAGCTGCGGGACCTGTCCGACCAGATCGGCGTACCGGAGCTCGGCGACGTCGGATCGATCATGCAGTCGTCCGGCACCGAAGGTGCCCAGGTGCACGAGACGTTGCGCAGCCGCGCCGACTCGTTGCGCGACCAGATCAGGACCGACAACCTGGCCCGGGCCGAAGCGGTCACCGGTCGGCTCGACATCCCGGGCGCCTTCCTGGTCTTCGTCCTCATCGGATTCGTCCTCTATCCCTTTCTGGCCCGCATCTGA
- a CDS encoding A24 family peptidase yields the protein MLRPGLVGVPVITPVLRWAVAAHAVPAGEPWRTGCPRCRAPIGPRRSPRTLSALARCDGCGTRIGAPPFAVEAVGLVVGLAVLAAGTPWPVTIALLWWAAWMVPLVFVDLAVHRLPDRLTYPAAAGTWALLGLAALVTGRPDAGLRAVAAGAAVALLFAATTVIFGARGFGLGDAKLALSIGAVLGWFGWPTVLAGLLVAFVGSGAVAVGLLLLGRIRWSQQLPFGPFLVAGTVAALTLVGQQ from the coding sequence ATGCTTCGACCCGGTCTGGTCGGCGTACCGGTGATCACCCCGGTGCTGCGGTGGGCCGTCGCCGCCCACGCGGTCCCGGCCGGTGAACCCTGGCGTACCGGCTGCCCACGGTGCCGGGCCCCGATCGGACCGCGCCGGTCGCCCCGGACGCTGTCCGCCCTGGCCCGCTGCGACGGCTGCGGTACGCGGATCGGTGCGCCCCCGTTCGCCGTCGAAGCCGTCGGGCTCGTCGTCGGGCTCGCGGTCCTCGCCGCCGGCACGCCCTGGCCGGTCACCATCGCACTGCTCTGGTGGGCCGCCTGGATGGTCCCGCTGGTCTTCGTCGACCTCGCCGTGCACCGGCTGCCCGACCGGCTCACCTACCCGGCGGCGGCCGGCACCTGGGCGCTGCTCGGCCTCGCCGCACTGGTCACCGGCCGGCCCGACGCCGGGCTGCGCGCCGTCGCCGCCGGTGCGGCCGTCGCCCTGCTGTTCGCCGCCACCACGGTGATCTTCGGTGCCCGGGGCTTCGGCCTCGGCGACGCCAAGCTGGCGTTGAGCATCGGCGCGGTGCTCGGCTGGTTCGGCTGGCCGACCGTCCTGGCCGGACTGCTCGTCGCCTTCGTCGGCTCCGGCGCGGTCGCGGTGGGGCTGCTGCTGCTCGGCCGGATCCGCTGGTCGCAGCAGTTGCCGTTCGGGCCGTTCCTGGTGGCGGGCACCGTCGCCGCGCTGACCCTGGTGGGACAGCAATGA